TTAAATTTTAAACTATTACTATTTGTAGTGTAGTTAGAAAATAAAAGGTTAAAATATGTTCGTCTCCGTAAAAATTTCGAGAATAAGCATCGCCCGAAATAAAATAGAATTCTTGCCTGATAGCGTAGCTGTAGAAGTCTTCTTAAAAGTATTTGTAAATGGTAAACCTTACGTAACTTTTCTAGCCTCGCCTTCTATGCTCAAAGAACTTATTATTGGAAATCTACTATCCGAAGGAATAATAAACGGGCTAGAGGAGATAGAAGAGATAAGAATTGATAATTCTAAGGCAAACGTTGAAATTTTAAAAAACGGAGAGACCAAAGAGAAGCTGTCTGGAATACTTCCGCTTTATTGTACGGAAGGTGAAATAAATAAACTGGAGAAAATGACAAAAGGCTTTAGAATAGAATCAGATTTTAAAATTGAGGCTAAAGCTTTGATTGAAAGCTTTAAAGAACTTCATAGAAAAATGAGCGTTTTTAGAATTACTGGATGCACTCATGGTGCAGCATTGGCAAACGAAGAAGGGAAAATTGTGGCTTTGGCAGAGGATTTAGGCAGGCACAACGCGGTAGATAAAGTCGTTGGCTATGCGGCTTTAAAAGGCTTAGACCTTAAAAGTCATGCATTGCTGACAACGGGTCGTGTAACTCCTTTATTAGTTTTAAAAGCCGCGACTGTGGGCATACCAGTAGTATGCTCTTCTTCTGCTGCAACATTGAGCAGTATCAGACTAGCAAAAGCTTTCAACATTACTCTCGCAGGATTTGTAAGGGGGAACAGGATTAACATCTACGCGAATCCACAACGGATAACGCTTAGCGGGCAAGCTGAAATATAGATGCGTACTAAATTAACGGAAACATTATTTCAAGTTCTAAGCGGTGTTTTGCAAAGCGGGCATACTTTTTCTCTACCCTCAAGCCTTAATCCACAATTATAGCATGTCAATTCTAGCTGTATATTGGCTTTAACCGGGTTTGACTTCTTAATGAAGTTTTGTAGATTTTTACTGTAAGAGAATTTTTCAAACAGTATAGCCGCCAATAGAGCAGGGTAGAAAGGAGAGAAAATGAAAACAAGTAGGAAAAATACAACACTAGGGTCTAGAGTAATATGTGCTATTATGGTAATAAATGCTAGAACAGCGCCAATGTCGATGAATTCTTCAAGATACTCTATTATCGTAGCTTTTCTCGAGACGTTTTTCTTTAAATCAACGAAATATATCCCGCTTTCCTCAACTATGGATTTCGCGGGCACGAAAAAAGTAAAAGGTAGTATAAACCATGAATATATGAAAGTATATAGTAACCCCTCGTAAGTTTCAAGTGGATACCCTAAAACGCCGAAAATAAGAGAAATTATCGATATTGTGGCTAGAGAAGAGAAAAACATAATTCTAAACGTTTTAAATTTCAGAGGCCCTCCTCTCTGACCGACTAATACGGCTATTCCCTTCCTCGCATCTTTGGGCAAAAGCATGAAGGAAAATTTCTTTGTTAAGAAATGCCATCCAATAAACGTTGCCAATGCTAGAGCTATCGAAAGAGAGGCTAAAGGACCATATATTAAAAATAGGAAAAGTGTTGCAACAATTAAAACAATATAAGATTTCGTCTCAACCATAATGTAGAATTTTAAATCTTACTTATATTTATACTTGTGAACTAGCAAGCTAGTCTAAGGCTTACAGTAAATAGTGTAGATCTAACTTTTACGCCTAAGTGTTCTCTTATACCACACGAACCATGGATTATCGATAAAGCCTATAATGTTCTTGCTTACTATCTGACCTATAATCAAAGGCGTTACAGGCATTACGCCGTAGAATGCTAAGGTGATGAAAATAATCGAGTCCAAAGTTAGGTCAACAAAATCGCTAACACTGGACCGCAGCCAAATATAAGGGTTTAACGAGGGATCATGCTTAAAGCTTAATTCCTTCTGTAAGAATTTTTTCTTCAGCTTATCGAACACGTAGGCGTCAAGGTTCGAGCATATTAAAAATGATATCCAGCTGGCAACTGTAATTCTCATGCTAAGTCCGAAAAGATTTTGCCATGCCTCTTCAAACTTGAAGAAGGGCGCTGGCTTCAAAGTATTGACCATAGCTATGAAAACTACAAGCAAAACCTGTGTAATAAAGGCTATAATTATTGCTAAATGGGCATTTTTCCGGCCGTAAACTTCGTTAATCATGTCGATGGCCTGTGCTATGAATGGATAAATAAATACTGCTGCAGGAGCATAAAACTGGTAAAACCCTAAATTAAACTCTATAACTCTGCTTGCTAGAATCTGTGAAGCTCCAAGGTATATAGTGTAGAATGCTGTTAAAGCAGCAAAACCATTTTCTCTAAAATTTTTGACAATGTAAGCGCTCGCATACGTGACTATCGTTAAGCTAACAAACCAGTAAATCCAAACCAGCACGTTTCCACCGCTACTTCAGCCTGCCAGCTAGGAGATCTTCATACACTCTGCGCATGTAGAAGATGGAAACGGCAGCGTTCTCGTCTAAGCTGCATCGGCATGCTTTACATTCTGGGCAGATTAGCCAGCCGCATTTGGGGCATACTTCAGCGCTGTCAACGTAGAATTTTACGCCGCAGCTAAAGCAGTAAACGTATGGTTTTGCGATGAAAGATAAATAGTTTTCAACGAGCCTAGATAGTGGAATATTTCTTTTCTTAGCTGTTTTCTTTGCAGCCTCTATGATAGAAGCATCTATCGTTAAGGTTAGCTTCTTTTTCATACATAAATATACGTATAAAGAAGTATAAATACGTTTTTTCCTAGCATTTAAATCTTCAACGATGTTGAAAGAGATCGGCTCGCATGTGTTAAATTATCTTAGCTTAAGAATATTGAAATAGGGATTAATGTAAATTATTGAAATTGAAAATAAATTTTATATCAAATTCGTCAAAGTGTAAGATGAGAAAATGACCGTTGTTTTCTCGAAAACTCGAGTCATGTATTCCATTGTGATGTTAACTTTACTTATTCTCAACCTCTTAACAGTAGTCGTATTTTGCGGAGTAAATGACGAAAGCACACTAGTCAAGCTTAAAATTTTGAACTGGCTCAATTTTAAGAGAAAAAATGAACCTGTTACTGTTGGTCTACCATTACCCATTGGCGATTTATACTCTATAGATAACGCCAAGTTGTTAAACCAAAATTTTGAGGAAATACCAGCTCAGTTTAAGCCGCTTGCTAGATGGCCAGATGGGAGCATAATGTGGATGCTAATTGATTTCCAGTGTTCTGTTGAAGGCTCTGGAGAAGCTACTTATTTTCTAGAGTATGGGGGAAATGTGAAAAGAAGAACCTTCAAAACTACATTATCGATCGTGGAAACGAATGATGCAGTTTTCGTCTCCACAGGACCTATGAACATGACTATAGATAAGACGGTAGGGGCTCTTAAAAACATCTACCTAGATTCGAATAAAGATGGAGAACCCGATTTACTTGCTGTTAGAGAATGCTATTTTAGTATTGAAGATATGGATGGAACGGTTTACTACTCGAAGCTTGGGAAACCCAGTGTTGAAGTCGAACAAGAAGGGCCTCTTAGGGCGGTTGTTAAAATTAAAGGAGTTCATGAAAGCGTTGATAGAAGATTCTTGCTAAACTATACTTTAAGAATCTATTTTTATGCTGGAAAAAGCTACGTAAGGATATTTTATACCGAAGAAAACAATATGCCCTGTTTAAATAATGGAGCGGGACAACCCGATTGCCTTCGCCTAGGCTCTCCCAACTCTATATACTTTAAAGACCTATCCTTCACTCTTTCCCTACTGGAGAAACCTGACGGTTTTCTAGTTCCATTAGAAGGTGGTATAGTCAATGGAAGTTTCAGCAGGAGCGTTCTTGTGTATCAAGATTCTAGTGGAGGAGAAGATTGGAATAGGTGGCCCGGGGTTTCATTCAAAGGTTACAAGTTTCTCGTAGATGAAGCCGTAGAATGTAATGGTAGAAGGTTTAAGGGATGGCTAGACGTTAAAACCTTGAATGTAGGCGTTGCCGTGGGAGTTAGGTATTTCTGGCAAAACTATCCGAAAGCCATCGAGGCAGATAGTAACGGTAAAATATACGTTAGATTGATGCCTAGGTATTTTTCTCAGTTGTTTGAGCATAGAGCTGGAGAGCATAAAACCTATGAGATCATCATGTACTTACATCCAACTTCAGAACCTGAAAGTGAAATATCTAAAATCATGAGATCTCTTTTAAATCCGTTATATGCTAGAGCACCAGCGGAATGGTACATGCGTTCTGGGATTTTCGACTATTTTGAACCTTATAACCCGAAGGTTTTTAAGTATTATGAAATTAACAATTTAGCTGCGGTTTCTAATAATACTGGCGGATACTACGGTGATAACCTCTTTGACATAAGGGAGAAAGTCGATTTTTATGGTTGGATGCACTTTGGAGATGTAAGAGTTGTCGATGAAGATGGCGGAACTGGACAGATGAACCTGCAATATGATTTTGGATATGGTATGATTGTTCAAAGTCTGCGATTAGCCTGGCGTGACGACTTTCACAGCTATCTTTGGTGGCTAATAGCGGAGCAGGCGATAAGGCATGAAGCAGATATAGACATACTTCACGTCCATAGAGGAGATCCGAGCCAGCCATCTTCTTATTGGATAAGGTGGTGCTGGGGTGGAATGTTTCCACACACGCCTCATGAGAGCGATGGTCGAGAAAATCCACATAGGGGCTCTAGTCCACATTTAGAGTTTCAGTGGAATAGAGGCTTGATTTATTATTACTACTTGACGGGTTACGAGAAAGCTCTAGAATCCGCGCTAGAAGTATCAGAGAATACTTACTGGAGAGTTATGAATGGTCCTGGAGAGCCTGGCTATAGCGCTACTACCAGCGATGAAGCGAGAGCGCCGGCTAACGCATTAGACATTCTTATCAATGCCTATCTATTGACGGGAGATCAGAAATATATAGAAGCAGCTAAAAAAGTAGTTGAAGAGTCGCATTTCGAAAATAAATGGTATAAAAACGGCCCTAACCCGGATTATTCCAGTCATACGGTTCCTCCATGGCAGATAGCATTGCTCATGGTTTCTCTGGGCAGGTATCTAGATATTATCAGGTTAAAAGAAGGACGTATAGACCAAGACGCCTTATCTTCACTTATTGGCTACGCGGATTGGATGCTGAAATACTGCTACCATTCTAAAGGAGATAAAGCCTCAAGCAATCCCCACTTCGTATACAGATGGAGAGGGGATGGTACGCAGCTGGATTGGGCTCCTGGTGCTGGCGCGAACGCATGGCAGGTTAAGATAGCAGACGCGTATGCCTACGCTTGGATATACACAGGTAATGATACATATCTTAACATTGCAAAAGAACAATTCTGGTCGGGAAGTAAACATTTCTGGTTTGAAGATAATCCAGTAGGCAAATTTGCAACCGGAAAAATTCACTCTATTCTCTCGACGGGCGGTGGCATATTCATGGGCGTTTACATGGGTAAAGTATCTCCTATAGTTTCTAGTAAACAGTTAAAGAATAGCCATGACTTACTGGCATCGGTTATATATCCTGGTCAAGCTGGGATGTGGAGGTGGCTAATTTTTCGAAGATATGGGGCTTATATACCTGTGTAGTGATCGTATAAACTGCGAAGCGGAAAACAGGTGAAATTCACATCTTCGCTGGTAGGAGATTTCTCGTTATTATGGGAGTAGACAGTCAGAAGCTTTAATCAAGAGTATTGTAACTTAAGTTTATATTACAGTTGTCAGAAATAGGCTACTTTTCTTTAATTTTAGGTTCTTTAACAAAAATTAGATAGATCACTGCTCGTATGATTACTAAAATAATCGATATTGTAAACGCGAGGCTGGGATTGGTTACATATAGGAAACCGGCTATCGGGGCTGCGATTGTAGCGCTTAGTCTTCCAAGAACGTTTTCTACTGCAGCGGTTTTTCCTCTAAGTTCTCTAGGGGTTAAGTCTCCTATCAGAGCGCTCAGCATTGGCCATGTAAATGGAGAAACTATTGAAGTTAATATAAAGTATAGTAGTACGCCTTCAAAGCTTTTTAAATACATAAACAGGAAAATGCCCGTAGCATTTATCAGCAATGAAGCTGATATTATCTTGTTTCTTTCATTCATTTTGTCTATAAAGCTTAAACTTATCAGCATAGCGAGCATGGATACGAGCGTACTTATAGAGTTTGCAAATCCCCAATCTACTTTACTGATTTTCAAGATTTCAGTAGCGTAAA
This genomic stretch from Thermoproteales archaeon harbors:
- the fdhD gene encoding formate dehydrogenase accessory sulfurtransferase FdhD, which produces MFVSVKISRISIARNKIEFLPDSVAVEVFLKVFVNGKPYVTFLASPSMLKELIIGNLLSEGIINGLEEIEEIRIDNSKANVEILKNGETKEKLSGILPLYCTEGEINKLEKMTKGFRIESDFKIEAKALIESFKELHRKMSVFRITGCTHGAALANEEGKIVALAEDLGRHNAVDKVVGYAALKGLDLKSHALLTTGRVTPLLVLKAATVGIPVVCSSSAATLSSIRLAKAFNITLAGFVRGNRINIYANPQRITLSGQAEI
- a CDS encoding RING-HC finger protein; protein product: MVETKSYIVLIVATLFLFLIYGPLASLSIALALATFIGWHFLTKKFSFMLLPKDARKGIAVLVGQRGGPLKFKTFRIMFFSSLATISIISLIFGVLGYPLETYEGLLYTFIYSWFILPFTFFVPAKSIVEESGIYFVDLKKNVSRKATIIEYLEEFIDIGAVLAFITIIAHITLDPSVVFFLLVFIFSPFYPALLAAILFEKFSYSKNLQNFIKKSNPVKANIQLELTCYNCGLRLEGREKVCPLCKTPLRT
- a CDS encoding queuosine precursor transporter produces the protein MLVWIYWFVSLTIVTYASAYIVKNFRENGFAALTAFYTIYLGASQILASRVIEFNLGFYQFYAPAAVFIYPFIAQAIDMINEVYGRKNAHLAIIIAFITQVLLVVFIAMVNTLKPAPFFKFEEAWQNLFGLSMRITVASWISFLICSNLDAYVFDKLKKKFLQKELSFKHDPSLNPYIWLRSSVSDFVDLTLDSIIFITLAFYGVMPVTPLIIGQIVSKNIIGFIDNPWFVWYKRTLRRKS